Below is a window of Nitrospira sp. DNA.
TTCCTCACTTGGCACGTCGGTGCCACAAGTATTTAGCGCCAAGTACCAGCCCGTAGAACAGCGGGAGCAAAACAACCGGTTCCCCGTTGGTAAACGGTGTGTTGGAGAGAAAGGCCAGGACGGCGGAAACGACCGTCAAGGCGGCCGCACTGCCAAGTGCCACAGGATCCGGCCTGAACCACGAGAACGATTTGAGTGACGGGTCGCCGACGCTCTTAGTGCCCTCCTCTGCACGGACATCAAAGCCACTGACCCTCTGGATGTTCTGAATCAAGACCTCCATATCCACCTTGCGCCGGGCTTGAGTGTCCCCAATTTTATACGCTTGTTGATCACACAACCGGCGCAGATCCGTGGGCAACTGATCAGTTCGAGGCATGGGCGCCTCATCGACCAGCACGGGAATCACGGTGACATCAGGCCGGCTCAACGCCAGAGCAACCTCCTGGTGATGGACATCGTCTGGAAGACTGATGCGTGGCCGGTTCTGCTCGTCCACAACGGTAAGCCATCGAGGACCGATCACGATCAACACGACAGCGCAGCGATCAAGCGCCTGATTGATCTGGTCTCGCCAGTTCCCTGCACGCAATGTATCCTTATCGAGGAAAACCTGTTTTTCGCCGAATACCTTCGCAAGACTCTCGCATAACAAAATCGCCCAGGCTTCAGTATCATCCTGCCGATAACTGATGAAGATTCCCGCCATACCCTGTACACTTCCCGGTCTGAACTGCAACGCAGCTGAGTTTCTCCCTGCGCACTCATGGTCGGATGCGTCCTAGAACGGATACAGCTGTCATGCAGCAGACGCGGTCTTACAATTGCACCCGTACCCCCAAGGTACCGGCGTAATTGTTAAGCTGATCGTTGCCAGCTATGGCCCGAAAATTCACAAACGGTTGCTAAAATCACCGTCTGCGTTCGC
It encodes the following:
- a CDS encoding toll/interleukin-1 receptor domain-containing protein: MAGIFISYRQDDTEAWAILLCESLAKVFGEKQVFLDKDTLRAGNWRDQINQALDRCAVVLIVIGPRWLTVVDEQNRPRISLPDDVHHQEVALALSRPDVTVIPVLVDEAPMPRTDQLPTDLRRLCDQQAYKIGDTQARRKVDMEVLIQNIQRVSGFDVRAEEGTKSVGDPSLKSFSWFRPDPVALGSAAALTVVSAVLAFLSNTPFTNGEPVVLLPLFYGLVLGAKYLWHRRAK